A portion of the Pseudarthrobacter defluvii genome contains these proteins:
- the rpsP gene encoding 30S ribosomal protein S16, with product MAVKIRLKRFGKMRAPYYRIVVADSRTKRDGRAIEEIGKYHPTEEPSYIEVNSERAQYWLSVGAQPSEQVAAILKITGDWQKFKGLPGQEGTLKTKVEKEAFVAPEKGSVIIPEAITKKASKSDAAEAPADAEAETTEAE from the coding sequence GTGGCCGTAAAGATTCGCCTTAAGCGCTTCGGCAAGATGCGCGCCCCGTACTACCGCATCGTCGTCGCGGACTCACGCACCAAGCGTGATGGCCGCGCCATCGAGGAGATCGGCAAGTACCACCCCACCGAAGAGCCCTCATACATCGAGGTCAACTCCGAGCGTGCCCAGTACTGGCTGTCCGTCGGCGCCCAGCCGTCCGAGCAGGTTGCCGCGATCCTGAAGATCACCGGTGACTGGCAGAAGTTCAAGGGCCTGCCGGGCCAGGAAGGCACCCTCAAGACCAAGGTCGAGAAGGAAGCCTTCGTTGCGCCGGAGAAGGGCTCGGTCATCATCCCGGAAGCCATCACCAAGAAGGCATCCAAGTCTGACGCTGCCGAGGCCCCGGCCGACGCCGAAGCTGAGACCACCGAGGCTGAGTAG
- a CDS encoding VOC family protein: protein MTSAATSRDLLPADLAMGTVMLKVGDMKLMTDYYQRALGLEVVAEQDGGLYLGRLGTPLVHLAPAPGLHLPGRGEAGLFHTALLFEDQASLAATVATAAQYEPRSFTGSADHLVSEAFYFTDPEGNGIELYWDRPRSNWSWNGTDVVMDSLALPPQRYLEQYLTEQSLEGQRQTSAGVGHVHLQVGDVQTARDFYVGTLGFEKTAGWHGQALFVSAGRYHHHMAMNVWNSRGAGPRKDTLGLGEVLIEVPSGDDVGALADRLKVSGVASHHTGAELRFEDPWRNRIRVAVR, encoded by the coding sequence GTGATGCTCAAGGTGGGCGACATGAAGCTCATGACCGACTACTACCAGCGCGCATTGGGACTCGAGGTGGTGGCCGAACAGGACGGCGGGCTCTACCTTGGCCGCCTCGGCACTCCCTTGGTCCACCTGGCGCCGGCGCCCGGGCTGCACCTTCCCGGCAGGGGAGAGGCGGGCCTGTTCCACACGGCGCTGCTGTTCGAGGACCAGGCTTCCCTGGCCGCCACCGTCGCCACGGCCGCCCAGTATGAGCCGCGGTCCTTCACCGGCAGCGCCGACCATCTGGTGAGCGAGGCCTTCTACTTCACCGATCCCGAGGGCAACGGCATCGAGCTGTACTGGGACCGCCCGCGCAGCAACTGGTCCTGGAACGGGACGGACGTGGTCATGGACAGCCTTGCCCTGCCGCCGCAGCGGTACCTGGAGCAGTACCTCACAGAGCAGTCTTTGGAAGGCCAACGGCAGACGTCCGCGGGCGTTGGGCACGTGCACCTGCAGGTGGGCGACGTCCAGACTGCCCGGGACTTCTACGTAGGCACCCTCGGCTTCGAAAAGACGGCGGGCTGGCACGGGCAGGCGTTGTTCGTATCCGCCGGCCGCTACCACCACCACATGGCAATGAACGTCTGGAACAGCCGCGGTGCCGGGCCCCGCAAGGACACGCTGGGGCTCGGGGAAGTGCTGATCGAGGTTCCGTCAGGTGATGACGTCGGGGCGCTGGCCGACCGGCTCAAGGTTTCCGGAGTGGCCTCGCACCACACCGGTGCCGAGCTCCGCTTCGAGGACCCGTGGCGCAACAGGATCCGGGTCGCCGTCCGCTGA